In Drosophila pseudoobscura strain MV-25-SWS-2005 chromosome 4, UCI_Dpse_MV25, whole genome shotgun sequence, the following proteins share a genomic window:
- the LOC6903066 gene encoding uncharacterized protein, giving the protein MVFIKEWCRQIICLFRHNHDTLSKCTIMFVMLVGILDYSYVKSNCDLLWWKKQLTDLKVGPMFALLYIVTFKVSLILFMTFWSYTKKIDREQEKNDMPISEVKRRYRRFIMMRLLKAFNDLVEERHLLNLTHSGNVKKRFLKKHSKFIKEVELFRWNARKLYERTDDHLSLPLHQVLTVDDELEYQLLQSGYGDRLTMLRDVEIHQMVYGFQ; this is encoded by the coding sequence ATGGTTTTTATCAAAGAGTGGTGTCGGCAGATCATTTGCCTGTTTCGCCACAACCACGATACCCTGAGTAAGTGTACCATTATGTTCGTGATGCTGGTGGGGATTCTGGACTATAGCTACGTGAAGAGCAACTGCGATCTGCTGTGGTGGAAGAAGCAGCTAACCGACCTGAAAGTGGGCCCCATGTTTGCTTTGCTCTACATTGTGACTTTTAAAGTGTCACTCATCCTATTCATGACATTTTGGAGTTACACGAAAAAGATAGACAGGGAGCAGGAGAAGAACGACATGCCCATCTCGGAAGTAAAGCGACGCTATCGTCGCTTCATTATGATGCGTCTGCTGAAAGCATTTAATGACTTAGTAGAGGAACGTCACCTTCTCAATCTTACTCATTCCGGAAACGTAAAGAAGCGGTTTCTCAAGAAGCACTCGAAATTTATCAAAGAAGTGGAACTCTTTCGCTGGAATGCACGCAAGCTGTACGAGCGCACCGATGATCATCTGTCTTTGCCCCTCCACCAGGTGCTGACCGTTGACGATGAGCTGGAGTACCAGCTCCTGCAGAGCGGTTACGGCGACCGCCTGACGATGCTCAGAGATGTGGAAATCCACCAGATGGTCTACGGATTCCAATAG